A DNA window from Comamonas fluminis contains the following coding sequences:
- a CDS encoding helix-turn-helix domain-containing protein yields MEQHPSTNATRLPVLVAFGQMVREFRKTRGFSQESFAYYCGLDRSYMGGVERGERNITLANMEIIITALQLKPSEFFAALDDYFSHQQSHGQVIQFRNFSKRAQVHIQQGKHPN; encoded by the coding sequence ATGGAACAGCACCCCTCCACCAATGCAACGAGATTGCCCGTCCTTGTGGCCTTTGGCCAGATGGTGCGGGAGTTTCGAAAAACACGAGGATTTTCTCAAGAGAGCTTTGCGTACTACTGTGGTCTAGACCGCAGCTACATGGGCGGGGTGGAGCGGGGTGAAAGAAACATCACTCTGGCCAATATGGAAATCATCATCACCGCTCTTCAACTCAAGCCTTCGGAATTCTTTGCAGCTTTGGATGACTATTTTTCGCATCAACAGTCACATGGCCAAGTCATTCAATTCCGGAATTTTTCAAAACGCGCCCAAGTACACATCCAACAAGGAAAGCATCCCAATTAA
- a CDS encoding virulence RhuM family protein, whose translation MADSVVNQWLTTAADGKSYRVSHYNLEAILAVGYRVRSARGTQFRRWATERLGEFLLKGFTMDDERLKNPPVAGSVVPDYFAQLLERVRDIRASERRMYLRVREIFAMAADYEPTLPETTTFFRIIQNKLHFAVTGKTAAEIIRDRVDAAQPNMGLVTWKGQWLTKADVTVAKNYLTEGEISELNRIVVMWLDFAEDQALRRKQVFLSDWTAKLDAFLQFNDRQVLPDAGKVTKKQADAKALSEYDKFAEQRRSMLEREGEADALKTLITASKAIQSNDAPPRTPQRKKNP comes from the coding sequence GTGGCCGATTCAGTTGTCAACCAATGGTTGACAACTGCCGCCGATGGCAAAAGCTACCGAGTCAGTCACTACAACCTGGAAGCCATTTTGGCTGTGGGTTACCGGGTGCGTTCTGCGCGGGGCACACAATTTCGCCGCTGGGCCACAGAGCGCCTGGGTGAGTTCTTGCTCAAGGGCTTCACCATGGACGACGAACGGCTCAAGAACCCACCTGTAGCTGGGTCCGTGGTGCCCGACTACTTTGCCCAACTCCTGGAGCGGGTGAGAGACATTCGCGCCAGTGAGCGGCGCATGTATTTGCGGGTGCGCGAAATTTTCGCCATGGCGGCAGATTACGAGCCCACCTTGCCTGAGACCACGACATTTTTCCGCATCATCCAGAACAAGCTGCACTTTGCTGTGACGGGCAAAACAGCCGCTGAAATCATTCGTGACCGTGTGGATGCCGCGCAGCCCAACATGGGCTTGGTCACTTGGAAAGGCCAATGGCTGACCAAGGCTGATGTGACCGTGGCCAAGAATTATCTGACAGAGGGGGAGATTAGCGAACTCAACCGCATTGTGGTCATGTGGCTGGACTTTGCAGAAGACCAGGCCCTGCGCCGCAAGCAAGTGTTTTTGTCTGACTGGACTGCGAAACTGGATGCATTCCTGCAATTCAACGACCGGCAAGTGCTGCCGGATGCGGGCAAAGTGACCAAAAAGCAAGCCGATGCTAAAGCATTGAGCGAGTACGACAAATTTGCTGAGCAGCGCCGCTCCATGTTGGAGCGTGAAGGAGAGGCTGATGCGCTGAAAACCTTGATCACTGCCAGCAAAGCCATTCAGTCGAACGATGCACCGCCCCGTACCCCACAACGTAAAAAGAACCCATGA
- a CDS encoding type III restriction-modification system endonuclease, with product MKLHFESDLAYQKAAMDAVCDLFRGQEVFHSVFSVAAPVATDDKQYSFEGKQFSDSGGVGNALKLLPDVEITDNLQKVQLRNGVPPSDKLKPKQALDFTVEMETGTGKTYVYLRTVFELNERYGFTKFVVVVPSVAIKEGVNKTLQITREHFEGLYPGAKGYEFFQYNSDRLGEVRNFATSPNIQIMVITVGAINKFGDEAAAAAEESDEAKRREKSKNKMYRASEKTGGERPIDLIRNTRPILIVDEPQSVDGGMDGKGKKALAHMDPLCTLRYSATHVDKHNMVYRLDAVDAYEQKLVKQIEVAAATVQGGGNKPYVKLLEVSNKKKGGITALIEVDRENASGAVRREAIPVQDGFDLEQETGRAMYANVRIGEIRAAKADQFIELKVPGGEEFLRVGEAWGDVDPKAVQRAMIARTIKEHLDKEKRLRPLGVKVLSLFFIDEVAKYRQYDEQGNAVKGEYALMFEEEYKRLAKHPDYQSLFKEVDLSAAASEVHNGYFSIDKKKIGGKTVEVVKDTSGSTAADDDTYSLIMRDKEKLLSFSSPLKFIFSHSALKEGWDNPNVFQICNFSTRDTERWRRQTIGRGLRLCVNQKGERLRGFEVNTLTVIATESYEQFAENLQRDIEKDTGIQFGIVKDHEFAGIGVGQENGGVAPLGFDASKALWAHLKSQGYIDGKGKVQDTLRTALKDGTLVLPEQFSAQKEQIAAVLKKITGKLEIKDADEREIVPVRKSVLVSPEFKALWDRIKHKTTYRVQFDNAMLIKKCIDALNDMPPVAKTRLLWKKAEMSITKAGVDASEVAVSSPVAIDENDIELPDVLTDLQDRTQLTRKTITHILTESTRLHEFKRNPQQFIELAADAVNRCKRLALVDGIKYQRLGDDDYYSQELFETEELTGYLKNLVLDTPKSVYQHVVYDSGTERDFAKALEKNEAVKVYAKLPGWFKVSTPLGAYNPDWAVLIEREGQERLYFVVETKSSLFEDDLRDREGSKIKCGAAHFAALAVGENPAIYGKFKDVKGLVEKVLEY from the coding sequence ATGAAGCTGCATTTTGAATCTGACCTTGCCTACCAAAAAGCCGCAATGGATGCTGTGTGCGATCTGTTCCGTGGGCAGGAGGTGTTTCACTCAGTGTTTTCCGTTGCCGCACCTGTGGCCACGGACGACAAGCAATACAGCTTTGAAGGCAAGCAGTTCTCCGACAGCGGTGGCGTAGGTAATGCCTTGAAGCTGCTGCCGGACGTTGAAATTACAGACAACCTGCAAAAGGTACAGCTGCGCAATGGTGTGCCGCCATCGGACAAGCTCAAGCCCAAGCAAGCGCTGGACTTTACCGTTGAGATGGAAACCGGCACGGGCAAGACCTATGTTTACCTGCGCACGGTGTTTGAGTTGAACGAGCGTTACGGCTTTACCAAGTTTGTGGTGGTGGTGCCGTCAGTGGCCATCAAGGAAGGGGTCAACAAAACCCTGCAAATCACCCGCGAGCACTTTGAGGGCTTGTACCCCGGTGCCAAGGGCTATGAGTTCTTTCAGTACAACTCTGATCGCTTGGGTGAGGTGCGCAACTTTGCGACCAGCCCCAATATTCAGATCATGGTCATCACTGTGGGTGCCATCAACAAGTTTGGTGATGAAGCAGCCGCTGCAGCAGAGGAGTCTGATGAAGCCAAGCGCCGCGAAAAATCCAAGAACAAGATGTACCGCGCCAGCGAAAAAACGGGTGGTGAGCGCCCGATTGACCTGATTCGCAATACGCGCCCCATCTTGATCGTGGATGAGCCGCAAAGCGTGGATGGCGGTATGGACGGCAAAGGCAAAAAAGCCTTGGCGCACATGGACCCCTTGTGCACGCTGCGTTATTCAGCCACCCATGTGGACAAGCACAACATGGTGTATCGGCTGGATGCGGTGGATGCGTATGAGCAAAAGCTGGTCAAGCAGATTGAGGTGGCCGCAGCCACTGTGCAAGGCGGTGGCAACAAGCCTTATGTGAAATTGCTGGAAGTCTCCAACAAGAAAAAAGGTGGGATCACCGCGCTGATTGAGGTGGACCGTGAAAATGCCTCTGGCGCTGTGCGTCGCGAAGCTATACCCGTGCAAGATGGCTTCGATCTGGAACAAGAGACTGGCCGCGCTATGTACGCTAATGTACGTATTGGCGAAATTCGCGCGGCCAAGGCGGACCAGTTTATTGAGCTGAAAGTGCCTGGTGGCGAAGAATTTTTACGTGTGGGCGAGGCGTGGGGCGATGTAGATCCCAAGGCCGTGCAGCGCGCCATGATTGCCCGCACGATCAAAGAACACCTGGACAAAGAAAAGCGCTTGCGCCCCTTGGGTGTGAAGGTGCTGAGCCTGTTCTTTATCGATGAAGTGGCCAAGTACCGCCAGTACGACGAACAGGGCAACGCTGTCAAAGGCGAGTATGCCTTGATGTTCGAGGAAGAATACAAGCGCCTGGCCAAGCACCCAGACTACCAAAGCCTGTTTAAAGAGGTAGACCTCTCTGCTGCGGCCAGCGAGGTGCACAACGGCTACTTCTCTATCGACAAGAAAAAAATTGGCGGTAAAACGGTGGAGGTGGTGAAGGACACCAGCGGCAGCACCGCTGCGGATGACGACACCTACAGCCTGATCATGCGTGACAAGGAAAAGCTGCTGAGCTTTTCATCGCCACTGAAGTTCATCTTCTCGCACTCGGCACTGAAAGAAGGCTGGGACAACCCAAACGTCTTTCAAATCTGCAATTTCTCCACCCGCGATACGGAGCGCTGGCGCCGTCAAACCATTGGCCGTGGCTTGCGCCTGTGTGTGAACCAAAAGGGTGAGCGCTTGCGTGGCTTTGAGGTGAACACCTTGACGGTGATTGCGACCGAGAGCTACGAGCAGTTTGCCGAAAACCTGCAGCGGGACATTGAAAAAGACACGGGCATTCAGTTTGGCATTGTCAAAGACCATGAGTTCGCAGGCATTGGCGTCGGCCAGGAAAACGGCGGTGTGGCTCCTCTGGGGTTTGACGCATCCAAGGCGCTGTGGGCACATTTGAAGTCACAAGGCTATATCGACGGCAAAGGCAAGGTGCAGGACACTCTGCGCACCGCGCTGAAGGACGGAACTTTGGTGCTGCCCGAACAGTTCTCTGCACAAAAAGAACAAATTGCCGCTGTGCTGAAAAAGATCACCGGCAAGCTGGAAATCAAAGATGCGGATGAGCGCGAGATTGTGCCCGTGCGCAAGTCGGTTCTTGTGAGCCCAGAATTCAAGGCGCTGTGGGATCGTATCAAGCACAAGACCACCTACCGCGTGCAGTTTGACAATGCCATGTTGATCAAAAAATGCATAGATGCTTTGAACGACATGCCCCCTGTGGCCAAGACGCGTCTGCTCTGGAAAAAGGCTGAAATGTCCATCACCAAAGCGGGGGTGGATGCATCGGAGGTCGCGGTTTCCAGCCCTGTAGCGATTGATGAAAACGACATCGAGTTGCCTGATGTACTGACCGATTTGCAGGATCGTACCCAGCTGACACGCAAAACGATTACACACATCCTCACTGAAAGCACCCGCCTTCACGAGTTCAAGCGCAATCCACAGCAATTCATTGAATTGGCGGCCGATGCCGTCAATCGATGCAAACGTTTGGCCTTGGTGGATGGGATCAAGTACCAGCGACTAGGTGATGACGATTACTACTCCCAAGAGTTGTTTGAAACCGAAGAGTTGACAGGCTACTTGAAGAACTTGGTGCTAGACACACCGAAGTCCGTATACCAACACGTGGTCTACGACTCAGGGACTGAACGTGACTTTGCCAAAGCCTTAGAGAAAAACGAGGCCGTAAAAGTCTATGCCAAGCTGCCCGGCTGGTTCAAAGTGTCCACACCCCTGGGAGCTTACAACCCGGACTGGGCTGTGCTGATTGAGCGTGAAGGCCAAGAGCGCTTGTACTTTGTGGTTGAGACGAAAAGCAGCTTGTTTGAAGACGACCTGCGTGACCGCGAGGGTAGCAAGATCAAGTGCGGGGCTGCGCACTTTGCAGCCTTGGCTGTTGGTGAAAACCCAGCAATCTACGGCAAGTTCAAAGATGTTAAAGGTTTAGTGGAAAAGGTCTTAGAGTATTAA
- a CDS encoding GmrSD restriction endonuclease domain-containing protein, with protein sequence MKATEANLLKFLRKSPQFVIPIYQRNYSWTEEQCRQLWADLMRAGRDDKVNAHFIGSIVYVERGLSTVTTEEALLVIDGQQRLTTSTLLIAALAQHFKTHNVAELLDAFSFKKLRNYYLLNPDEDGDRHYKLILSETDKDTLLALLQDTPMPAQASTRITENYALFQNLIEEHQHELEAICQGLAKLVIVDVALDRSQDNPQLIFESMNSTGLELSQADLIRNYILMGLEPKLQTELYNTYWRPMEKAFGQAAYVVHFDAFMRHYLTTKTGEIPNVRDVYLAFKAFAQKQPDTNTRTRDLVADIHAYALYYCAMALGTETDAGLKQAFHDLRELKVDVAYPFLLDVYHDYKHGRLSSDEALQIVRLVESYVFRRAICAIPTNSLNKTFAGLSRSLKKDRYLESVQAALLLLPSYRRFPKDEEFQREIKLRDLYNFRSRSYWLRRLENHGRKERVVVEDYTIEHILPQNEDLSSEWQQELGPDWQRIQEEWLHTLGNLTLTGYNSEYSDHSFAYKRDQVTDKDGNSIGFASSPLKLNLGLGTVPQWDESAIKARAERLATDAAKVWKVPALDNSVLDAYRATPAQTGQTYSIADHPHLETGAMKPVFEALRKAVQALNPNVTEEFLKLYVAYKAETNFVDVVPKAKRLLLVLNIGVAELDDPRGLCRDISNIGRWGNGDVEVGLSSLNELPYVMGLIRQALDRQMGGPQDDGY encoded by the coding sequence ATGAAAGCGACCGAAGCCAATTTGCTCAAATTCTTGCGCAAGTCCCCGCAATTTGTCATTCCTATCTATCAGCGCAATTACTCCTGGACAGAAGAGCAATGCCGCCAGTTGTGGGCAGACTTGATGCGGGCTGGACGCGACGACAAAGTCAATGCGCATTTCATTGGCTCTATCGTCTATGTAGAACGCGGCTTGTCCACAGTTACGACCGAAGAGGCTTTGTTGGTGATCGATGGTCAACAGCGCTTGACCACCAGCACCTTGTTGATTGCAGCGCTGGCCCAACACTTCAAAACTCACAATGTGGCTGAGTTGCTGGATGCTTTTTCCTTCAAAAAGCTACGCAACTACTACTTGCTAAACCCTGATGAGGATGGCGACCGCCACTACAAGCTCATCTTGTCGGAAACAGACAAAGATACCTTGCTGGCCCTGCTGCAGGACACTCCCATGCCAGCGCAGGCCAGCACACGTATCACCGAAAACTACGCGCTGTTCCAAAACCTGATTGAAGAGCACCAGCATGAGCTGGAAGCCATCTGCCAAGGGCTGGCTAAATTGGTCATTGTGGATGTGGCCTTGGACCGCTCACAAGACAACCCCCAGTTGATCTTTGAGAGCATGAACTCCACGGGGCTGGAGCTCAGCCAGGCCGACCTCATCCGCAACTACATCTTGATGGGGCTGGAGCCCAAGCTGCAGACGGAGCTCTACAACACCTACTGGCGGCCCATGGAAAAGGCATTTGGCCAGGCGGCCTATGTGGTGCACTTTGACGCTTTCATGCGCCACTACCTCACCACCAAGACGGGCGAAATTCCCAACGTGCGTGATGTGTACCTTGCGTTCAAAGCCTTTGCCCAAAAGCAACCCGACACCAACACACGCACACGCGACCTGGTAGCCGATATCCACGCCTACGCCCTGTACTACTGCGCTATGGCTTTGGGCACAGAGACAGATGCGGGCTTGAAGCAAGCCTTCCATGATCTGCGGGAATTGAAAGTGGATGTGGCCTATCCCTTCTTGCTGGACGTGTACCACGACTACAAGCATGGCCGTTTGAGCAGCGATGAAGCCTTGCAGATCGTGCGTCTAGTGGAAAGCTATGTCTTTCGCCGCGCCATCTGCGCCATCCCCACCAACTCACTGAACAAAACCTTTGCGGGCCTGAGCCGCAGCCTCAAAAAAGACCGCTACCTGGAAAGTGTGCAAGCTGCGCTGCTGCTACTGCCCTCATACCGCCGCTTTCCCAAAGACGAAGAGTTTCAGCGTGAAATCAAGCTGCGCGACCTCTACAACTTCCGCAGCCGCAGCTACTGGCTGCGCCGTTTGGAAAATCATGGCCGCAAAGAGCGTGTTGTCGTGGAGGACTACACCATCGAGCACATCCTGCCGCAAAACGAAGACCTTTCCTCGGAATGGCAGCAGGAGCTGGGGCCTGACTGGCAACGCATCCAGGAGGAATGGCTGCACACCCTGGGCAACCTCACGCTCACCGGCTACAACAGCGAATACAGCGACCACTCCTTCGCTTACAAGCGCGATCAAGTCACCGACAAGGATGGCAACTCCATTGGCTTTGCCAGCAGCCCGCTCAAGCTAAACCTGGGCTTGGGCACTGTCCCGCAGTGGGATGAATCGGCCATCAAAGCCCGCGCCGAACGTTTGGCCACTGACGCCGCCAAAGTATGGAAAGTACCAGCGTTGGACAATAGCGTGCTTGACGCTTACCGAGCCACGCCTGCTCAAACAGGGCAAACATACAGCATCGCTGACCACCCGCACCTGGAAACGGGGGCCATGAAGCCCGTGTTTGAGGCGCTGCGCAAAGCGGTACAGGCACTCAACCCCAACGTCACCGAAGAGTTTTTAAAGCTTTACGTAGCCTACAAGGCAGAGACCAACTTTGTCGATGTGGTGCCGAAAGCCAAGCGCCTGCTACTGGTGCTCAACATTGGGGTTGCCGAGCTGGACGACCCACGCGGCCTGTGTCGCGATATCTCCAATATTGGCCGCTGGGGCAATGGTGATGTGGAAGTGGGCCTGAGCAGCCTGAACGAGCTGCCCTATGTGATGGGGCTGATTCGCCAAGCATTGGACCGCCAGATGGGCGGGCCACAAGACGATGGATACTGA
- a CDS encoding site-specific DNA-methyltransferase — protein MAIEKIEAHSPDAQSANLVADNIEKLKALFPELLTETMVNGQATAALNMDVLKALVGDATVTDSDEKYGLNWHGKRKARQIALTPSTGTLRPAKDESVDWDTTQNLMIEGDNLEVLKLLQKSYAGKVKLIYIDPPYNTGKDFVYPDNFQDNIKNYLELTGQTEGGSKITTNTEASGRFHTDWLNMIYPRLKLAKSLLRKDGVIFISIDDGEVSNLRKICDEIFGEENFVSTLIWEKRYSPQNAVQWFSESHDFILVYAADKELWKPNLLERSDEMNARYRNLDNDPRGDWKPADATAQAGHGTPAQFYEFTSPSGKTFSPPNGRCWVYTKPRMEEILADNRIWFGASGDNAPAIKRFLTEVKQGVACQTIWKYEDVGHNQEGKKEIKEIFPEAVPFDTPKPTRLIERILKVGTTDSSNDLVLDFFGGSGTTAQAVYSVNKMDNGKRKFILVQLPEETADNNYSNIAEVTKERLRRSGKIVKGSDPLFTGDVGFRCFKLDTSNIRAWKPNVNDLKTSLFDNLEHVEPERSNDDVLYEVLLKLGLDLCVPMEAQQIAGKTVHSIGDGALMTCLDAHIGVADAEGLALGMAQWREEQGTATETTAVFRDSAFENDVAKSNLAAILEQHGIKHVRSL, from the coding sequence ATGGCGATAGAAAAAATCGAAGCCCATTCTCCCGATGCGCAGAGCGCCAACCTGGTGGCCGACAACATTGAAAAGCTCAAAGCCCTGTTTCCCGAGCTGTTGACCGAAACCATGGTCAACGGCCAAGCCACCGCCGCTTTGAACATGGATGTGCTCAAGGCATTGGTGGGCGATGCCACAGTGACCGACAGTGATGAAAAATATGGTCTCAATTGGCATGGCAAGCGCAAGGCACGCCAGATTGCCCTAACGCCCAGCACCGGCACGCTGCGCCCCGCCAAAGACGAAAGCGTGGATTGGGACACCACCCAAAACCTGATGATTGAGGGCGACAACCTGGAAGTGCTCAAGCTCCTGCAGAAGAGCTATGCAGGCAAGGTGAAGCTGATTTATATCGACCCGCCTTACAACACGGGCAAGGACTTTGTGTACCCGGATAACTTTCAGGACAACATCAAAAACTACCTGGAGTTGACTGGGCAAACTGAGGGTGGGTCAAAGATAACCACCAACACAGAGGCCAGTGGTCGGTTTCATACCGATTGGCTGAATATGATTTATCCGCGCTTAAAGCTTGCAAAAAGTCTTCTGCGAAAAGATGGGGTGATATTCATCAGCATTGATGATGGTGAAGTTAGTAATCTCAGAAAAATATGCGATGAAATATTTGGAGAAGAAAACTTCGTTAGCACTTTGATTTGGGAAAAAAGATATAGCCCTCAAAATGCAGTGCAGTGGTTCTCTGAATCTCATGATTTCATTTTGGTCTACGCTGCGGACAAGGAGCTGTGGAAGCCAAATCTGCTTGAGCGCTCTGATGAAATGAATGCTAGATATAGAAATCTAGATAATGATCCACGTGGAGATTGGAAGCCTGCAGACGCAACAGCACAAGCAGGCCATGGAACTCCTGCACAGTTTTACGAATTCACGTCACCTTCTGGAAAAACCTTTTCTCCTCCAAATGGGCGTTGCTGGGTATATACAAAGCCAAGAATGGAGGAAATTCTTGCTGACAATAGAATTTGGTTCGGAGCCTCCGGGGATAATGCACCAGCTATCAAAAGGTTCCTTACGGAGGTAAAACAAGGTGTCGCATGTCAAACAATCTGGAAATATGAAGATGTAGGACACAATCAAGAAGGTAAAAAGGAGATCAAAGAAATTTTTCCTGAGGCTGTTCCATTTGATACACCCAAGCCTACAAGATTAATAGAGCGAATTTTAAAAGTAGGTACTACCGACTCATCGAATGATTTGGTTTTGGATTTTTTTGGCGGAAGTGGAACTACAGCGCAGGCTGTTTACTCAGTCAACAAGATGGACAATGGAAAAAGAAAGTTCATTCTTGTTCAGCTTCCTGAAGAAACAGCGGACAATAATTATTCAAATATTGCAGAAGTAACCAAAGAACGACTACGACGATCCGGGAAAATCGTAAAAGGAAGCGATCCACTTTTTACGGGTGATGTCGGGTTTCGATGCTTTAAGTTAGATACCTCGAACATTCGCGCCTGGAAACCCAACGTCAACGATTTAAAAACATCGCTGTTTGACAACCTGGAGCACGTTGAACCCGAGCGTAGCAATGATGATGTGCTGTACGAAGTGCTGCTTAAGCTTGGGTTGGATCTTTGCGTGCCCATGGAAGCTCAGCAAATTGCGGGCAAAACCGTGCACAGCATTGGCGATGGCGCGCTCATGACCTGCTTGGATGCACATATTGGCGTAGCTGATGCCGAAGGCTTGGCCCTGGGCATGGCCCAATGGCGTGAAGAACAAGGCACGGCCACAGAGACCACCGCAGTCTTCCGCGATAGCGCGTTTGAAAACGATGTGGCCAAGAGCAATCTAGCCGCCATCTTGGAGCAGCACGGCATCAAGCACGTGCGGAGCCTGTGA
- a CDS encoding phage capsid protein, whose amino-acid sequence MTTSTTEVQADATVRPARNGKRSLKEKMGLQESSAATSNEDQSVEPSPSAPSASPPLSSSSSAFVRRKLRSIPVRVLFNDPDLNLRANYTLFDRSTARPVCVGDGENCKRVTSKGLESMPCPGPDTCMFGKDGCKPYGRLNLVIGDSDELGSFVFRTTGFNSIRTLAARLQYFAAVSGGHLASMPLELKLRGKSTTQSHRSAIYYADLIVRSGLSLNAAIAQAQELTAQRQAAGFDQTALDAAARLGYANGSFEDSPDEAADIVEEFYPEETDPLLVPGQLAPINGDTVDSDLQEDMQVMSTRPNQAALLRPPMTSANARRGNGTHSPYMQRP is encoded by the coding sequence ATTACGACTTCAACCACTGAAGTCCAAGCAGATGCAACGGTAAGACCAGCTCGTAATGGCAAGCGTTCACTCAAAGAAAAAATGGGACTGCAAGAGAGCTCGGCTGCAACTTCGAATGAAGATCAGTCTGTTGAACCTTCGCCAAGTGCACCATCGGCTTCACCGCCCTTGTCCTCCTCATCTTCGGCATTTGTACGGCGCAAACTGCGCAGTATTCCGGTTCGTGTGCTGTTCAATGACCCCGATCTGAATCTGCGAGCCAACTACACCTTGTTTGATCGCAGCACAGCACGTCCAGTCTGTGTGGGCGATGGAGAAAACTGCAAACGTGTGACAAGCAAAGGGTTGGAGTCCATGCCTTGCCCTGGGCCTGATACCTGCATGTTTGGCAAGGACGGTTGCAAGCCCTATGGGCGCTTGAATCTAGTCATCGGTGACAGCGATGAACTGGGCAGCTTTGTGTTTCGAACAACGGGATTCAACAGCATCCGAACGTTGGCGGCCAGGCTGCAGTACTTTGCGGCAGTGTCTGGTGGGCATTTAGCGTCCATGCCGCTAGAGCTCAAGCTACGCGGCAAATCCACCACGCAATCGCATCGCTCTGCCATCTACTATGCCGACCTGATCGTACGCAGTGGCTTGTCTTTGAATGCAGCCATTGCACAAGCTCAAGAACTCACGGCCCAACGCCAAGCGGCTGGGTTTGATCAAACGGCTTTGGATGCTGCTGCACGCCTGGGATATGCAAACGGCAGCTTTGAAGACTCGCCTGATGAAGCGGCCGATATCGTGGAGGAGTTCTATCCAGAAGAAACTGATCCACTGCTTGTTCCAGGACAGCTTGCGCCGATTAACGGTGACACCGTCGATTCGGACTTGCAAGAGGACATGCAGGTGATGTCTACGAGGCCGAACCAAGCGGCCCTACTTCGCCCGCCGATGACATCCGCAAATGCCAGACGCGGTAATGGTACGCATAGCCCGTATATGCAAAGACCGTGA
- a CDS encoding DUF4391 domain-containing protein translates to MSTHSLQVQQLLAALAVPATALVQKRIPKKMLAESGAATVADRKLVQDHIEELTWYAALKPGNVGVAAYEDEQRNYLEVAVLVAQLRSDPAPHVAVTAQQSACPVTISTSIKRVAELVHRAIPYPTLLVLDSGGQLLASMAHIRKAQRELDKTVLDDAPTITALGVGAAAEAFLQAMALDKQPTQHLQALYQGWIDTLSAWQAVELIGQFIPSHSPQHAEQRRAALNACRDLDTRIAAARAAAAKEKQLARQVAANLEIKALLAQRQQAAQNL, encoded by the coding sequence ATGAGTACGCACAGTCTGCAAGTCCAACAATTACTGGCGGCACTTGCTGTTCCTGCAACTGCATTGGTGCAAAAGCGCATTCCCAAAAAAATGCTGGCTGAAAGCGGGGCGGCCACTGTCGCTGACCGCAAGCTGGTGCAAGACCACATTGAAGAACTCACCTGGTATGCCGCGCTCAAGCCCGGCAATGTCGGTGTCGCGGCATATGAAGATGAACAGCGCAACTACCTGGAAGTGGCCGTACTCGTTGCCCAACTTCGCTCTGATCCAGCTCCCCACGTTGCAGTTACTGCCCAGCAATCAGCGTGTCCTGTCACCATTAGCACCAGTATCAAACGCGTAGCCGAGCTGGTTCACCGCGCCATCCCTTATCCCACCTTGCTCGTTCTGGATAGCGGCGGGCAATTGCTCGCTTCCATGGCACACATTCGCAAGGCACAGCGCGAATTGGATAAGACCGTGCTGGACGATGCACCCACCATCACTGCCCTTGGTGTAGGTGCTGCGGCAGAGGCATTTTTGCAAGCCATGGCATTGGATAAGCAGCCTACCCAACACCTTCAAGCCCTGTACCAAGGCTGGATCGACACTTTGTCTGCTTGGCAGGCGGTGGAGCTGATAGGGCAATTCATCCCTAGCCACAGCCCACAGCATGCCGAGCAGCGCCGAGCAGCACTGAACGCCTGCAGAGATCTGGACACACGCATTGCTGCAGCACGAGCCGCTGCAGCCAAAGAAAAACAACTGGCCCGGCAAGTGGCCGCCAATTTAGAAATCAAAGCCCTGTTGGCCCAGCGCCAGCAAGCAGCTCAAAACCTTTGA